The following proteins are encoded in a genomic region of Falsibacillus pallidus:
- a CDS encoding ABC transporter ATP-binding protein, with translation MSVSFHNVTKKYGEEYALKEISFTLEKGKIYGLLGPNGSGKSTALKMMAGLVFPSSGELFLAEGDRVTRKISEKVSYLTELDMFYENFTVKQMIDFYSTQFKDFHKGKAFELAETLKLEKHKKIRHYSKGNRGRLKLVLSLARDAELLLLDEPFSGLDPIVRDEIVKNLLSHIDFERQTVVIATHEIDEIEPILDEVIAIYKGNLLGIENVEALREEKGLSVLSWFKQIFNES, from the coding sequence ATGAGTGTATCCTTTCACAACGTCACCAAGAAATACGGGGAAGAATATGCCCTGAAAGAGATTTCTTTCACTTTGGAAAAAGGAAAGATATACGGTCTGCTCGGGCCGAACGGGAGCGGAAAATCGACTGCACTGAAAATGATGGCAGGACTCGTTTTTCCAAGCAGCGGGGAACTTTTTTTAGCCGAGGGCGACCGAGTGACGCGGAAAATCAGTGAAAAAGTCAGCTATTTGACAGAACTCGATATGTTCTATGAAAACTTTACAGTCAAGCAGATGATTGATTTTTACAGTACACAGTTCAAAGATTTTCATAAAGGCAAAGCCTTTGAACTCGCTGAAACACTCAAACTGGAGAAGCATAAAAAAATCCGCCATTATTCAAAAGGCAATAGAGGAAGGCTGAAGCTCGTCTTATCACTTGCCAGGGATGCCGAATTGCTGCTCCTCGATGAGCCATTTTCAGGATTGGATCCGATCGTCCGGGATGAAATCGTTAAAAACCTTCTGTCCCATATCGATTTTGAACGTCAGACAGTTGTGATCGCTACACATGAAATTGATGAAATCGAGCCCATCCTTGACGAAGTGATTGCCATATATAAAGGGAACCTTTTAGGCATTGAAAACGTAGAAGCACTCAGGGAAGAAAAAGGCTTGTCGGTTTTGTCCTGGTTTAAGCAAATATTCAATGAATCATAA
- a CDS encoding GntR family transcriptional regulator encodes MTEEFQAAKPIYMQIADRIIHQIVRKELLPGSKLPSVREMAVQSGVNPNTIQRTYSEMERMEIVETRRGQGTFVTENTVILEEIKKQLKKGIVEQFLKNMTDLGFNRGEIMEDIESYFEHKGVE; translated from the coding sequence ATGACTGAAGAATTTCAAGCAGCGAAGCCAATCTATATGCAAATAGCCGATCGAATCATTCATCAGATTGTCCGTAAAGAACTCCTCCCCGGAAGCAAACTCCCATCTGTTAGGGAAATGGCTGTGCAGTCGGGAGTAAACCCCAATACAATCCAGCGAACATACAGTGAAATGGAGAGGATGGAAATCGTGGAAACGAGAAGGGGGCAGGGAACATTTGTGACGGAAAATACAGTGATCCTCGAGGAGATAAAAAAGCAGCTCAAAAAAGGGATTGTGGAACAGTTTTTAAAGAATATGACCGACCTTGGGTTCAACAGAGGAGAAATAATGGAAGACATCGAATCTTATTTTGAACATAAGGGGGTGGAGTGA
- a CDS encoding tRNA threonylcarbamoyladenosine dehydratase — MLHQFSRNELAIGKEGLDILKNSTVAILGIGGVGSFSVEALARTGVGKLILVDKDDVDITNINRQLHALLSTVGQPKADLMKERIKDINPECEVISLKMFYTEETYEEFFSHNIDFVIDASDTISYKIHLMKECLKRDIPIISSMGAANKSDPTRFRIADISKTHTDPIAKVIRLRLRKEGIKKGIPVVFSDESPIVIREEVRKEVGNDEAPIRKAKMPPSSNAFVPSVAGLIMAGYAVDQLLADIKMIRVND; from the coding sequence ATGCTTCATCAATTTTCTCGAAACGAATTAGCCATTGGTAAAGAAGGCTTGGATATTTTAAAAAACAGCACCGTCGCCATCCTCGGTATAGGAGGGGTAGGATCATTCTCAGTTGAAGCCCTTGCAAGGACTGGTGTTGGTAAGCTGATCCTCGTTGATAAGGATGATGTGGATATCACCAACATCAATCGCCAGCTTCATGCTCTTTTATCAACGGTCGGCCAGCCAAAAGCCGATTTAATGAAAGAAAGAATAAAAGATATCAACCCTGAATGCGAAGTCATTTCATTAAAGATGTTCTATACGGAAGAAACATATGAAGAATTCTTCAGCCATAACATTGATTTCGTCATTGACGCTTCGGATACCATTTCGTATAAGATTCATTTGATGAAGGAATGTCTAAAAAGGGACATCCCGATTATCTCCAGTATGGGTGCAGCCAATAAGTCGGATCCAACAAGATTCCGAATTGCAGACATTTCCAAAACCCATACCGATCCGATTGCAAAAGTAATTCGTCTGCGCCTGCGCAAAGAAGGAATCAAAAAAGGAATCCCTGTCGTTTTCTCAGATGAAAGCCCGATTGTAATCCGCGAAGAAGTAAGGAAAGAAGTAGGGAATGATGAAGCTCCTATCAGAAAAGCAAAAATGCCTCCATCTTCCAATGCCTTCGTTCCTTCCGTAGCAGGATTGATCATGGCGGGATATGCAGTAGACCAGCTGCTCGCAGACATCAAAATGATACGTGTTAACGATTAA